A part of Miscanthus floridulus cultivar M001 chromosome 6, ASM1932011v1, whole genome shotgun sequence genomic DNA contains:
- the LOC136459374 gene encoding histone H2B.4: protein MAPKAEKKPAEKKPAEEKAEKKPRAEKRVPGKEGGEKKGKKKAKKSVETYKIYIFKVLKQVHPDIGISSKAMSIMNSFINDIFEKLAAEAAKLARYNKKPTITSREIQTSVRLVLPGELAKHAVSEGTKAVTKFTSS from the coding sequence ATGGCTCCCAAGGCCGAGAAGAAGCCCGCCGAGAAGAAGCCGGCGGAGGAGAAGGCCGAGAAGAAGCCCAGGGCGGAGAAGCGCGTGCCCGGCAAGGAAGGCGGCGAgaagaaagggaagaagaaggccaaGAAGAGCGTCGAGACGTACAAGATCTACATCTTCAAGGTGCTCAAGCAGGTGCACCCGGACATTGGTATCTCGTCCAAGGCCATGTCCATCATGAACTCCTTCATCAACGACATCTTCGAGAAGCTCGCCGCCGAGGCCGCCAAGCTCGCCCGCTACAACAAGAAGCCCACCATCACCTCCCGGGAGATCCAGACCTCGGTGCGCCTCGTCCTCCCCGGCGAGCTCGCCAAGCACGCCGTCTCCGAGGGCACCAAGGCTGTTACCAAGTTTACTTCCTCTTAG